The following nucleotide sequence is from Syntrophus gentianae.
ATTTCCACGGCGCCTTCCGCAGCCCTGGCAACCGTATTGGGGATGTCATGAAACTTGAGATCAAGAAAAACCCGGGACCCTGTTTCCTGTATTTCCTGAACAAGCTTGGGGCCAAAACGGGTAAAGGCCTCCTTGCCGACCTTGAATACCCCAACATGCCCCGTAAGACGCCGGACCCAGGACATGGCCTCGTCGAGCCCCTTGCCCATGTCCAGGGCAAAGATTAGCTTTTCTCGCGCCGCCTTATTCGACATAGTCTTCGTCACCGATGAATTCCGTCGTATCGTCGACGATAAGCTTGAAATCTTCCTTGGCCCCCATGAGATATTCCGGATGGGAAAAATAAACCTTGTTATCGGCAATTTCCCGGAGGGCACCGACAATTTCCCGGTTGTTCCGGGTATTGGTTAATGCTTTCGAACCTTTCAAAAGCTGCTTGGATCTTTTCACCGCCAGTAAAACCAGGGCGAAGCGATTCCCCGTAGCTATCAGAGCGTCTTCAACCGTAATTCTTGCCATGCTGAACAGGCCTCCCTAAATAATATTCCCTGCATTATCTTAAGTTAGTTTTGATCCAGGAGATCCTGAATCTGCCTTCTTCTTCTTATCGCCCGGCTTTTTTCCGACCGATAAATCGTCTGGAGAGATTCGACCGCCTTTTCCAGGGAATCATTGAAGATGACATAGTCGTAGCCGTAAGCCTCTCCTATTTCCTCCCGCACCTTATTCAGGCGCTTCTTTATTTCGACGTCTGATTCCCCCCTTTTCTGCAGCCTCGCCTTCAGCTCAGCCAAAGAGGGAGGTAAAACAAAGACATAAATACCACCCGTATAATTCTTTTTCAATGTCTTTGCCCCTCTCATTTCGATATCCAGGAGCATATCCCGACCCTGATCCAAAAAGTGGTCCATGATTTTCCCGGAGGTCCCGTAATAACGGCCATAATTCTCTTCCCATTCGGCAAACTCCCCCCGGTCGATCCGCTCCCGGAACTCCGCCTCAGAGATAAAGAAGTAATCCCTACCATCTTCTTCTCCCGGCCTGGGCTCCCGGGTCGTACAGGACACGGAAAATTGAACCTCGGGATGGCGTTCGAGGAAAATCCGGCGGATGGAGGTCTTCCCCGTCCCGGACGGAGCAGACAGGACAAGGAAAAGCCCCCTGGATTCTGCGTCCGAATTATTCAATGTTCTGCACCTGCTCTCTCAATTTGGCAAGTTCGCTCTTGATCTCGATCACCAGCCGGGAGATTTGCGCATCGCTGCTCTTGGACCCGATCGTATTGATTTCCCGGCCCATTTCCTGGATGAGAAAATCAATCTTCCGTCCCACCGCTTCCGAACTGTCCATCATGGTTTCAAATTGTTCGAGATGACTGCGGAAGCGCACGGTTTCTTCCGTAATATCGCTCCGTTCCGCCATGACCGCCACTTCCTGAGCCAGACGCGCCTCATCGATAACCAGCCCCTTTGTCAATTCCTGAACGCGGGCAACCAGACGGGCGTGATATTCCTCAAGGAGCACCGGCGTTCTCGATATGATCCCATCGAGGGATTTCCGAATCGTGCCCATCCGGTCCCGGAGGTCCCGATAGAGAATGTCTCCTTCCGTCTTTCGCATGGCCTTCAGTTTCGCCAGGGCCTCATAAAAGATCGGCTCCACTTTGGCCCAGCAGGCTGGCAGATCCGGCACAGCTTCCACAGGGATCATGACATCCTTGAAACGCGACAGAAGGTCCAGGGTAATCTCATCGGTAAGATTCAATTCACTCTTCATCTCTACCAGAAGAGAAAAATAATTTTTCAACAGGGGCAGGTTGAGGGAATACCGGTTTCGACCATCCCCCTCATTCTCCGCATCCATCTTAATGGAGACATCAACTCGGCCACGGAAGAAATGCTCGCCGACTTTTCTTTTGATCTCCATCTCCATGGGGAAAAAAAGGTTGGGAAGGCGAAGGGACACCTCCAGATAGCGGTGATTGAGCGATCTCATCTCAACCACGATCTTTCTCTCGTTATCCGTGGATTCCGCCCTTCCATAACCGGTCATGCTGCTGATCATAACTTTTCCCCTATTCCTCAAAACTCTGTCTATGCATAACAGTCTGCGTTTGTTCAGTTCTCTCGGTTTCTCAACTGATCGACATATCTGGCACGGATCTTATTGAACATTTCAATCGAGGATTTTTCCGCGTAATCGGGATAAGTCCAGGGAAGCGTTGAAAAGGTCTTATGACTGTACATCAGGGTCAAATCCGCGTAAATCCCGTCCCGCAGGTAAGGCCGATGGGTATATCCCTTTCCCGTGGCAAGAATCAGATGGGCCTTGGCAATGTAACCCGGATCGATATTGACCGTTCTTTGCCCGGCCACGGCGAACCGGTCCTCCAGCCCGTTGGTCAGGTTCTTGACATCGGGCAGGCTTTCCGGACGGATCAGGCGTTCGAAAGACACAAACCGCCTCAGTAATGAAGGCCCCATTTCCGCCGCATAGTAAGACGTATATTCGAAAGAGAGCAGGCCGCTGACGAAGTCCGTTCCCCCGTAAGTCTCGATCAAGCAGGTCAGGATATTCCGCAGAACGTCCCGATCCACGGCAAAGAGACTCATGATCAGCTTGACCGGTTCAGCTTCGCGCGGCCGGCTCATAGGACCTTCTTCAACTCCTGACGGGTCACCGTTGCCGTTCCTACCTTGCCGACCACAATCCCCGCGGCATAGTTGGAGATCGCCGCCGCTTCGCGGAAACTTGCCCCCGAGGCCATACAGAGGGCGAAGACGCCGATCACCGTATCCCCTGCGCCGGTGACGTCAAAAACTTCCCGGGCTTCGGTCGGGAAAAGGGTATGCAGGATTCCTCCCATCTGTCCGTCTCTTTCAAAGAGGCTCATCCCTTCCTCGCCCCGGGTGATCAGCAACGATCGAAAATTATAACGGGAAAGCAGTTCCTTGCCGACCTTCACGAGTTCATCCCCAGTCGGCGCATCGACACCCACGGCTTTTCCCGCTTCATGATGATTGGGGGTAATGATGTCCACCCCCGCATAAAGGGACAGGTCGGTACGCTTGGGATCGACGCAGACCATGATATCCGTTCCGGATACCAGGTCAAGGATACCGGCCATCAGGTCTTCGGTCACAACCCCTTTGCCGTAATCGGAAACAACGATGGCCCCCAGTTCCCCGCGCAGCGTCCGGATATAGTCGATCAGTTTTTCGATGCTCTCCAAAGCCGCGGTTTTCCGGCTCTCCCGATCGAACCGCACGACCTGCTGCCCGTGGGCAATAATTCTTGTTTTCAACGTGGTCGGACGCCCCGCCTCGACAATCAGTCCCGCCGGGTCGATCTGCCGCCGGCGGAACTCTTCCCGGATCCGCTCAGCCATGGCATCCTCGCCGACGATGCCGGCGCCATAGACGGTCCCCCCCATGGCATAGATGTTATTGATGACATTGGCGCAGCCGCCGAGAAGGAGGTGATCCCCCGAAACATCCACCACGGGGACCGGCGCCTCGGGAGAAATCCGGGCAACCTTCCCCCGGATGAAGTGGTCCACCATGACATCACCGACCACCAGAACCCGGGCCTCGGGAAAACGGTCAACGATTTCCTGGGCTCTCTTCCTGTCGATAGCTTTTTTCATATCAAAATTATCAAAATATCAAGATTTTCAAGCGAATTTTATACCTCGGAAAGCGACCGATGCTATTACCATGAGGCAAGTTTGTCAATGAATTTCTTGCCTTGACTTTCGCTTCGGAATTTTGCCGGTCTATTCCTGATTGACTTACCAAAAATTATCAAGTAGAGGGAAATACTTAAATAATAAATAGGTTTACTCTGGAAAATATATTTTCATGATCCGGTCGATTCTTCTCATTTTTGTGGGAGTGTCCATTACGGCTTTTTTCTGTTTCTGGGCCGTTGTTTTCTCCCTCCTTGGCGCTGGAGAGAGCCGCATCCACAAACTGGTCCGGCTCTGGGCCAGGATTCTGCTGTCTCTTTCATCTATTCCCGTGGAAATTTCCGGCTGGCGTCATGTCCTGCTGGACAGCCCGCAGATCTTCGCCGCCAATCACCAGAGCGATGTGGATACTTTGGTCGCCCTGGCCTGGACTCCCGTGCCGTTCCGCTGGATCGCCAAGGAGGAACTCTTCAAAATCCCTCTCTTCGGCGCCGCCATGCGCAATGCGGGATACATCCCCATTAATCGCAGGGACCATGACAGCGCCCTGAAAAGCCTGGATGAGGCCGCCCAGATCATTCGAAAGGGCAGTTCCGTCATGACCTTTCCTGAAGGGACCAGAAGTGGCGATGGAACGATCCAGCCTTTCAAGCAGGGGGTCTTTTATCTGGCGATCCAAGCCGGTGTTCCCGTTGTCCCGGTAACGATCATCGGCAGCGGCGCCATCATGGGGAAGCGCTCCTTGAAGATCAACCCGGGCGGCGTGAAGCTGATTTTTGACAAGCCGATCGATGCAAACAACTATTCGATTGAAAACCGCCACCAGCTGATCGAAGAGGTGCGCAATACCATTCTTGAGAATTACCGGAAATATTCCTCCCCTTCCGGGTCCGGTTTTTCCGCTCAAAATGCTGGGAGAGAAAAGGGAGTTTGAGGTGGGAAATAAATCTTTAAACAATCCTCCTCCCCGTTCTTCATGGAAGCATGAGATTCCCGGCATCATCAGCCTGACGGCGGCCCTTTTCCTGCTCCTGTGCCTTTTTTCCTATTCCCCCCAGGACCCCTCCATCACGCATGTCGTTCCGGAAGGAGAACCGGTCCACAATCTCATCGGCCCCTTCGGCGCCCGCCTTTCCTATGCCCTAATCTGGCTGTTCGGCCTCGGCATTTTACTGCTGCCCGCCGGACTGCTTCTTGCCTCCGTTCTTTATTTCATCCGCCCGGATTTCACAGTGCGGAAAGAGGTCCTCTTCAGCTTCTCCGCGCTGATTCTGGCCTCCTGTGGACTCCTGTCTCTTCTGAGTCCTGAATTGTCCCTTCACGGGGTTGTGCATCAGTCCGGCGGCCTGCTGGGGAAGGCTCTGATGGGTCTTCTCACGTCCACGCTGGGCTTCGCCGGCACCCTTCTTTCCCTCACTGTTGCCTTGATTCTATCCCTGATGGCCCTGTTCCGGTTCTCCCTCAGATCCTTGGGAAGCGGGCTGAAGACCGGTCTGACGACCGGGGGGCAGACCCTCATGCGCCTCTCACGGAAAGGAAGGTCCCTGATCCCGGCAAAGAAAGAGCAAGCCCCCCGCATCGGCTCACAGAAGTCGGCGGCACCACCGGAAAAAAGAAAAGATAGACCGCCGGAACCGTCCCCCCTCGTCCCCGTTGTGCGCCGCGGGGGAGGATATACGCTGCCGCCCCTTTCCCTGCTCGACTACAAGGAGCGCAAGGATACGAAGATCAAGAAGGACGCCCTGCTGGCCAACTCCCGCACCGTGGAAAAAACCCTGGCCGACTTCGGCGTGGAAGGAAAAGTGGTGGAAGTCCAGCCCGGCCCCGTTGTCACCCTCTACGAACTGGAGCCGGCGCCGGGGGTCAAGATCAACCGGATCACAACCCTTTCCGACGATCTTGCCCTCGCCCTGAAAGCGCCCAGCATCCGGATCATGGCCCCGATCCCCGGCAAGGCCGCCGTCGGCATTGAAATCCCCAACGGCAACAGGGAAACCGTTTACCTCCGGGAAGTCCTCGACAGCGAGACCTTCCGGGAATCCCGCCTGGTCCTTCCCATCGCCTTGGGCAAGGATATCGTCGGCATCCCTGTGGTTGCAGACCTGACCCGCATGCCCCACCTTCTCATCGCGGGGACCACCGGTTCGGGCAAGAGCGTTTCCCTCAACGCCATGATCTGCAGCATCCTGCTCAAGGCCGCGCCGGAGGACGTCAAGTTCCTCATGATCGATCCCAAGCGGCTGGAGCTCTCTTCCTACGAAGGGATTCCCCATCTCCTCCATCCCGTGGTGGTGAATCCCAAGAAGGCGGCCCAGGTCCTCAAGTGGGCCGTGGAAGAAATGGAGCGCCGCTACCAGTTGATCGCCGCGGCAGGCGTCAAGAACATCGACTCCTACAACAAGGCCCTCGCGACGGCTGCTCCGCAGCAGTCCCTGCCCGGACTGATACCGTCCGAAGGAAATTCCCAGGGTTTGCCACCCGCCAAACTACCCTATATCGTTATTATCATTGACGAACTGGCCGACCTCATGATGGTCGCCCAGAAGAACGTGGAAGACTCCCTGACCCGGCTGGCCCAAATGGCCCGGGCGGCGGGCATCCATCTGATGCTGGCCACCCAGCGTCCCTCCGTGGATGTCATCACAGGTCTGATCAAGGCCAACTTCCCCACGCGGATCTCCTTCCAGGTCTCCTCCAAGGTGGACTCCCGCACCATCCTCGATCAGCAGGGGGCGGAAAGTCTGCTGGGCTCCGGAGATATGCTCTTCGTCCCCCCCGGAACCGGCAAAATGTCGCGGATTCACGGGGCTTATGTCTCCGACCGGGAGATCGAACAGATCACCGAATTCATCAAGCAGCAGGCGCAACCCACCTACGACGAATCCATCTCCCGCTATGAAGCGGATTCGGAAGCAAGGGAGGGGGAAAAGGGCGACGAGGACTTTGATGAAAAATACGACGAAGCCGTGGAACTGGTGACGGACCTGGGGCAGGCCTCGATTTCCCTGGTCCAGCGCTACATGAAGATCGGCTACAACCGGGCGGCCCGCCTCATTGAACGGATGGAGGCGGAAGGGATCGTCGGGCCGTCGGACGGCGCGAAACCCCGTAAAGTCCTGGTTGGAAAGTTACCGCGATGAGAGAGAGCACCGTTCATGTGGTCAGCCTCGGCTGCCCGAAAAATCTCGTGGATTCGGAGGTGATGGCCGCCCTGCTGGTCCAGGCGGGCTGCCGGATCGTCTCCACCCCGGAAGAGGCCGAAATCCTGCTCCTCAATACCTGTGCCTTTATCCTGCCGGCCCGGGAAGAGTCCATTGATGAGATCTTCCGTCTCGCCGAACTGAAAAAAGAGGGGAAATGCCGGTATCTCATCGTGGCGGGCTGCCTCTCCCAACGCTATGGAGCCGAACTGGCGGCGGAGATCCCCGAGGTCGACCTCTTTCTGGGGATTTCAGAAGTGCCGAACATTGCCGATCATCTCCGGAAGCTGAGGGAAGGCGAACCCGGCGTGACAGCAGACCGCTCCGTGGTAACCCCGCCCCTTTTTCTCATGGATGCCGGCCATCCCCGCCTGCTGTCCG
It contains:
- the rpoZ gene encoding DNA-directed RNA polymerase subunit omega, whose translation is MARITVEDALIATGNRFALVLLAVKRSKQLLKGSKALTNTRNNREIVGALREIADNKVYFSHPEYLMGAKEDFKLIVDDTTEFIGDEDYVE
- the gmk gene encoding guanylate kinase — protein: MNNSDAESRGLFLVLSAPSGTGKTSIRRIFLERHPEVQFSVSCTTREPRPGEEDGRDYFFISEAEFRERIDRGEFAEWEENYGRYYGTSGKIMDHFLDQGRDMLLDIEMRGAKTLKKNYTGGIYVFVLPPSLAELKARLQKRGESDVEIKKRLNKVREEIGEAYGYDYVIFNDSLEKAVESLQTIYRSEKSRAIRRRRQIQDLLDQN
- a CDS encoding YicC/YloC family endoribonuclease — protein: MISSMTGYGRAESTDNERKIVVEMRSLNHRYLEVSLRLPNLFFPMEMEIKRKVGEHFFRGRVDVSIKMDAENEGDGRNRYSLNLPLLKNYFSLLVEMKSELNLTDEITLDLLSRFKDVMIPVEAVPDLPACWAKVEPIFYEALAKLKAMRKTEGDILYRDLRDRMGTIRKSLDGIISRTPVLLEEYHARLVARVQELTKGLVIDEARLAQEVAVMAERSDITEETVRFRSHLEQFETMMDSSEAVGRKIDFLIQEMGREINTIGSKSSDAQISRLVIEIKSELAKLREQVQNIE
- a CDS encoding DUF4416 family protein; amino-acid sequence: MSRPREAEPVKLIMSLFAVDRDVLRNILTCLIETYGGTDFVSGLLSFEYTSYYAAEMGPSLLRRFVSFERLIRPESLPDVKNLTNGLEDRFAVAGQRTVNIDPGYIAKAHLILATGKGYTHRPYLRDGIYADLTLMYSHKTFSTLPWTYPDYAEKSSIEMFNKIRARYVDQLRNREN
- the rfaE1 gene encoding D-glycero-beta-D-manno-heptose-7-phosphate kinase; its protein translation is MKKAIDRKRAQEIVDRFPEARVLVVGDVMVDHFIRGKVARISPEAPVPVVDVSGDHLLLGGCANVINNIYAMGGTVYGAGIVGEDAMAERIREEFRRRQIDPAGLIVEAGRPTTLKTRIIAHGQQVVRFDRESRKTAALESIEKLIDYIRTLRGELGAIVVSDYGKGVVTEDLMAGILDLVSGTDIMVCVDPKRTDLSLYAGVDIITPNHHEAGKAVGVDAPTGDELVKVGKELLSRYNFRSLLITRGEEGMSLFERDGQMGGILHTLFPTEAREVFDVTGAGDTVIGVFALCMASGASFREAAAISNYAAGIVVGKVGTATVTRQELKKVL
- a CDS encoding lysophospholipid acyltransferase family protein, producing MIRSILLIFVGVSITAFFCFWAVVFSLLGAGESRIHKLVRLWARILLSLSSIPVEISGWRHVLLDSPQIFAANHQSDVDTLVALAWTPVPFRWIAKEELFKIPLFGAAMRNAGYIPINRRDHDSALKSLDEAAQIIRKGSSVMTFPEGTRSGDGTIQPFKQGVFYLAIQAGVPVVPVTIIGSGAIMGKRSLKINPGGVKLIFDKPIDANNYSIENRHQLIEEVRNTILENYRKYSSPSGSGFSAQNAGREKGV
- a CDS encoding DNA translocase FtsK; the encoded protein is MGNKSLNNPPPRSSWKHEIPGIISLTAALFLLLCLFSYSPQDPSITHVVPEGEPVHNLIGPFGARLSYALIWLFGLGILLLPAGLLLASVLYFIRPDFTVRKEVLFSFSALILASCGLLSLLSPELSLHGVVHQSGGLLGKALMGLLTSTLGFAGTLLSLTVALILSLMALFRFSLRSLGSGLKTGLTTGGQTLMRLSRKGRSLIPAKKEQAPRIGSQKSAAPPEKRKDRPPEPSPLVPVVRRGGGYTLPPLSLLDYKERKDTKIKKDALLANSRTVEKTLADFGVEGKVVEVQPGPVVTLYELEPAPGVKINRITTLSDDLALALKAPSIRIMAPIPGKAAVGIEIPNGNRETVYLREVLDSETFRESRLVLPIALGKDIVGIPVVADLTRMPHLLIAGTTGSGKSVSLNAMICSILLKAAPEDVKFLMIDPKRLELSSYEGIPHLLHPVVVNPKKAAQVLKWAVEEMERRYQLIAAAGVKNIDSYNKALATAAPQQSLPGLIPSEGNSQGLPPAKLPYIVIIIDELADLMMVAQKNVEDSLTRLAQMARAAGIHLMLATQRPSVDVITGLIKANFPTRISFQVSSKVDSRTILDQQGAESLLGSGDMLFVPPGTGKMSRIHGAYVSDREIEQITEFIKQQAQPTYDESISRYEADSEAREGEKGDEDFDEKYDEAVELVTDLGQASISLVQRYMKIGYNRAARLIERMEAEGIVGPSDGAKPRKVLVGKLPR